The Candidatus Neomarinimicrobiota bacterium genome segment GCACCGAGGAGGATAGGCTCAGCCTGAGAGCTACAGATCTTGAAATATCACAGGTAATTTATATACCAACGACGGTTAGCGAGGTTGGAAGCGTAGCTGTGCAACAAAGAACGATTCTTGAAATAGTTAGTGAGGTACAAGCAGGGGACCTAGAAGTAGAGGTTGATGAAAACAGAAAATTGGTTATGAAAACATCCCTCGGTAAATACTCTATTATGGGTAAACCGATAGAGGAATTTCCATCGCTGCCTGAAATAGCAACCGTTCAAGAAGTGCGGCTATCTGGCAACAGCTTAAAAAGAATTATAGAAAAAACAACGTTTGCCGCCAGCAGGGATGAGCTTAAGCCCTCGCTAATGGGAGTATTATTTCAGTTTCACGAGGATACATTTAAGGCAGTAGCCACAGATGGCCATCGTCTAGTAAAACATGTTCGATCAGATTATAAAAATGATGGATACCGAGGCGATAGTATAATTCCTATAAAGTTTCTGCATATACTTAGCACATATCTTGTTGATAATGAAGATGTTACTTTAAATATAAGTGAAAACCATATATTTATGAGCAACAAAGAAACAGTATTATTCTCTAGAATTATTGATGAAAGGTTCCCTGATTACGAGAGTGTATTCCCAAAGGATAATGACAAGCATCTCAAGGTTGACCGCGATGAGTTACTTTCTGCAATCCGCCGCGTGAGCATTTTTTCTAACAAGACAACCCATCAGATAGCGCTCAGACTAAGCCAGGAGGGGATGGAGATAACGACTGAGGACGTAGAGACGATGTCGGAGGCTAAGGAAGCCCTAGCCTGTGAGTACGAGGGAGAGCCACTTGTGATAGGATATAATTCCAACTATGTTCGAGACTTAATATCGCATATAGACAGCCAGAAAATCCATATGGAGTTCAGAACACCAGTTACAGCAGCCATTATTTATCCTGATGAACAGCAGGAGAATGAGGAACTTACGATGCTCATCATGCCTATAAGGTTAAACGACTAGTTGGTATATATTAGATCAATTGTGCAGGACAGATAATATACGATTTAATTATATGAAATATTTGGATCATGGTAATTGATAGTTATGAAATATGCCACGAGTATGGGGTCTGATAGGTCCAGGAGCTATTCTAGTCTTAAACTCCGCGCTAAATGTCCCAGATGGGATAGTCGCCTCTTACTCTCAAATAAATCATCATATCTACAATGCCGCCGGATTAAGTAAGGGTGGGAATTAACCAATGACTCTATGGAGTAGCCCATGACCAGTTTAGGAGAGGCCATTACTGGCATGCTTAAGGAGTATGGTCTGAGTGAGGCGGTCCAGCTCCACAGTATTATACTCCTGTGGGATGACGTTGTTGGAGCGGCCATCGCAAGTCACAGCAAGGCAGTTGGCGTAAAGGGAAACACACTCTACGTCAGTACCAGCAGCGCAACCTGGCGCAATGAAATAGCTTTCCAAAAGGATGAGATCCTAAAGGCCTTAAATGATAAGAGTGGATCAAATTTAGTAAAAGATATACGGATTTGTTGATGGCTACTACCGGCTTAGGAAAGAAAATGACGGATAAAGCAAATAGCGATGTAAGCGCTTATGGTGCTGATAAGATTACCGTCCTAAAGGGGCTTGAGGCGGTACGTAAACGACCGGCGATGTTTATTGGTGATACAGGTAAGCGAGGCCTGCACCATCTAGTCAACGAGGTGGTAGACAACGCGGTAGATGAGGCCCTGGCCGGTTTTTGCGATAAGATTCAGGTAGTTCTTCAAAGCGATGGCAGCTGCTCGGTTACTGATAATGGCCGGGGCATACCCGTTGGCTGGCATAAAGAGGAGAAGCGGCCAGCGCTGGAGCTGGTTATGACCTTACTGCATGCCGGCGGTAAGTTTGATAAAGGTTCCTATAAAGTATCGGGTGGCCTTCATGGCGTGGGAGTATCAGTTGTTAATGCTCTCTCAGAATGGTGCCGGGTGGAAGTTCATCGCGATCAACAAATCTATGAGCAGAGCTACAAGCGCGGCAAAATTGAGACCCCGATAGCGGTGAAGGGAAAGACAAGAAAGACGGGTACAACAGTCAGGTTCAAACCTGATGAAAGCGTTTTTCGGATAAGTGAATTTGATTTTGACATAATAGATGAAAAGCTAAGAGAACTGGCCTATCTTAACAAAGGATTGGAGATTACCCTTACTGATGAACGACCAGGCAGGGAGCAGCGCCGGGTACATCGGTACAGGGGTGGCCTGATCGAGTTTGTTCAGCACATGGATGCAACACGCACAGCGTTGATTCCTAAACCGATTTATATTGAAGGCGAAAAAGAAGGCGTTCCAGTAGAACTGGCATTTCAATATAATGACAGCTACAACGAAAACATCTTTACCTTCGTTAATTGTATCAACACAGTTGAGGGTGGCACCCACTTAGCAGGCCTTAGAGCCGCACTGACACGGTCCTTAAATCAGTATGCCATAAAGAACAATCTGTTTAAGAACAGCAGGGGCGGCAAGGGAACGTTCTCCCTGAGTGGAGAGGATGTCCGTGAGGGCCTCACAGCGGTACTCTCTGTGAAGGTTGCTGATCCCCAGTTTGAGGGTCAGACTAAGACCAAGCTGGGTAATGGCGAGGTGAAGGGTATATGTGACTCGATTGTCATGGAAGGGCTTTCTGAGTATTTCGAACAACACCCAGGAGTAGCCAGGAAGGTTATTGAAAAGGCTGAGCTGGCAGCCAGGTCTCGGGAGGCAGCCCGCAAGGCAAAGGACCTGATTCGCCGCAAAAGTGCTCTTGACACCGCCAGCCTTCCGGGCAAGTTGGCGGACTGCTCCAATAGGGAACCCGAGTTCTGTGAACTCTTCCTGGTGGAAGGAGACTCGGCTGGTGGTTCGGCCAAGCAGGGGCGGGACCGACGCTTCCAGGCGATATTACCATTAAGGGGCAAGGTCATTAATGCGGAGAAGCATCGTGATGACAAGCTGCTCAACAACAATGAAATTCAGGCGATCGTTACTGCCCTGGGCACAGGTTACGGGGGTGACAATGAAAATGGCAGTGACAGCAGCGGATCAGACTTCAATATTGATAATCTCCGCTATAATAAGATTATCATTATGACCGATGCCGACGTGGACGGCAGCCATATACGCACCCTGCTTCTGACTTTCTTTTATCGAAAAATGGAACAGCTGATCCATGATGGGCATATTTATATCGCTCAGCCCCCGTTATACAGAATCCGTCATGGTAAGAAGGAGCTATATGCCTACTCGGATGATGAGCGTAATTATCATATTAAAAGTTTGAAAAAGTCTGCTGGCAGAGAAGTAAAAAGCGAAATTACGCGCTATAAGGGTCTGGGTGAGATGAATCCCGAGCAGTTATGGTCTACTACCATGGATCCTGAGACGCGGACCCTGCTTCAAGTCACCGTTGAGGACGCAGCCGGTGCTGCAAGCCTGTTTTCCAGGCTTATGGGCAACGATGTGGAAGCCCGCCGCGAATTCATCGAAGCGAACGCTCAAAACGTTACTTTTCTGGATATATAGATTGGCGAGTACATGCCAGCCAGGCGTAGATGCCCCCGCTGAGTCACAGGTGCACGCAGGGTATTCCCGACTGATATATTGCCCTTTATTGAAGGGTTAATAATAAATGGATACAACACGAGATAAGATTGAACCCCGCGAGATAACTGACGAGGTATCCGAGTCCTATCTGAATTACTCCATGTCAGTGATTGTCAGCCGAGCGTTGCCGGATGTGCGCGACGGACTCAAGCCGGTCCACCGTCGGGTATTGTATGGCATGTCGGAGCTGGGTGTGGCGTACAACAGACCCTATAAGAAATGTGCCCGTATTGTCGGGGATGTTTTGGGAAAGTATCACCCCCACGGTGATGCTTCGGTCTATGATACTTTGGTACGCCTGGCCCAGCCATGGTCGATGCGTTACCCGCTGGTGGATGGCCAGGGCAACTTCGGTTCAATAGACGGGGACAGTGCCGCGGCCATGCGGTATACCGAAGCGCGGATGAGCCGCATTGCTGGTGAGTTGCTGCGGGATCTGGACAAGGATACGGTTAATTACGTTCCCAACTTTGATGATACTCTCAAGGAGCCGTCGGTTTTACCGGCGCTGGTTCCAAGTCTGCTTATCAATGGGTCGGAAGGTATCGCCGTTGGTATGGCTACCAAGATACCGCCCCATAACATAAATGAGGTGATCGGCGGTCTAATTGCGCTGATTGATAATCCTGACCTCAGTGTTAACCAGCTTGAGGAGCATATCAAGGGCCCGGACTTTCCCACCGCCGCCTATATCCTGGGTGTAGAGGGTATCCAGGAAGCTTACCAGACCGGTAGGGGCAAAGTGACAGTTCGCGCCCGGGCAACGGTGGAGGAAGCGCGCGGTGGCCGGGAGCAAATTGTCATTACCGAGATTCCCTATCAGACCAATAAATCCCTGATCATCGAGCGCATTGCCGAGCTGGTGAGAGCCAAAAAGCTGGAAGGTATCAGCGACGTGAGAGACGAGTCGGACAAGGACGGTGTCCGCATGGTGGTTGAAGTAAGGCGGGATGCAGTACCAGAGGTAGTCCTGAATAACCTTTACATGCACACCCAGCTTCAGGAGACCTATGGCATCATTATGTTGGCGCTGGTTAATGGCCAGCCGAAGATTCTCAACCTGAAGCAGCTGCTTACTCACTTCATTGATTTCCGCCACGAAGTGGTGGTACGTCGAACCAGATATGAGCTGAACCAAGCGGAGGAACGAGCCCATATTCTCGAAGGCCTGAAGATAGCCCTGGACAATATTGACGCAGTTGTCACCCTTATAAGGGGATCGGCCAACCCTGATGTAGCGCGCCAGGGATTGATGAAAACTTTTACCTTGTCGGAGCGCCAGGCCCAGGCCATCCTTGATATGCGGCTGCAGCGTCTCACGTCCCTTGAGGTAGAGAAGGTAGTGGCGGAATATCGCGAAACCATCAAACTCATTGAGAAGCTCAAGAACATTCTGGAGAACCGGGGTCTCCGGATGGCCATTATCAAGGAGGAACTCGAGGAAGTTCGGGAGCGCTATGGCGATGAGCGCAGAACGGAGATCGTTTCTGCGGCTGCCGATTTCTCGGTGGAAGATATGATCGCCGATGAGGACATGGTGATAACTATCAGCCATAATGGGTATATCAAACGTTCGGCCAGCAGTCAATGGCGTCGTCAGCGCCGGGGTGGGCGAGGTATGCAGGCTGCTACGACCAGGGAAGATGATTTCGTAGAGCACCTGTTCATTGCCTCCAGCCATGATTACATCCTGTTCTTTACTGACCGGGGCAAGTGTTACTGGCGGAAGGTTCACGAGATCCCCCAGGCGGGGCGCCTCTCACGGGGGCGGGCTATTGTTAACCTCGTGGAATGCGAATCCGGGGAGAAGGTGAACGCCTTTGTCAGTGTGCGGGATTTTAATGCCGAGCATTTTATTGTCATGGCCACCAGGCAGGGCTTGATCAAGCGTACCGCTCTCAGCGCCTACGGTAATCCCCGGCGGAAGGGCATCTATGCTATTGATGTACAGGAGGGCGATGAGCTCATCGAGGCCAAAATCTCGCACGGCAGCGACGATATTATCCTCGGTACGCGCAATGGGAAGGCCATCCGGTTCCATGAAAGTGATGTCCGACCTACCGGCCGTAAGACCCGGGGTGTTATTGGTGTCAAGCTGGCAGGTGAAGAGGATTATGTTGTGGGTATGATAGTAGTCCGCCGGGAGGGGACGGTTCTGGTAGTGACTGAGAATGGCTATGGCAAACGCACCGACGTAATGGAGTACAGAATCACGCATAGAGGAGGCAAGGGCATAATTACTCTGAAAACCACTGAGAAAGTTGGCCCGATGGTCTCCCTGATGGAAGTGGTGGATACCGACGATCTCATGATTGTTACTAATAGGGGGGTTATGATCCGCCTGCCGGTGCAGGATATCCGTACTATTGGAAGGAATACACAGGGAGTACGGGTTATCCGCCTGGACGAGGGAGCGCGGATTGCCTCCATCTCGCGGGTGATGGAGGAGGAGGGTAAGGCAGGCGACAATGGTCAGATGAAGGCGAATAGCGAATAGCCGGCTGATTCGTTCCACAACAAATCCGTTGAATAAAGGGTGCCAGTAAGCTGATATCGGCACCCGTTATTCTTACTATAAATAAGCCTCAGCACTTAAAGCTCTACTTTCATTTGCTGTATCTTGAATGGATAAGTTGGGGCTATTATTTTGCTGATTTATCTGGCGGAGTTAATGGGGTCAGTCTGGGCCCTGCTGGCGGTATTGTAGTGCCTCGCTGATAGGTGCAGGCCGGTAGCGGCGGTTAAAGAAGAACATCAGATCCCAGGGAGTTGTTTTTGGAAAATCCTTGGGTTTGGGCGCGTTAAATTATTCCCATGATGGCAGGCGATAGCCCGGCAGGTATTCTCAATCCCCAGGCTTTAGCGGAGGTACAAGCCCGCATCGCCGCCGCCAGAGCCGGTAGCAGCAACTCTGCTCCCAGGATCACCCTGGTGGCGGTGACCAAGGCCTTCCCGGTGCAGACGCTGGTCTCGGGCTACGAAGGGGGCCTGCGCATTTTTGGCGAGAGCCGGGTTCAGGAAGCGGCCGCCAAGCTGCCCCGGTTTCCCCAGAGGCGCGAGTGCGAGGTGCGCCTCATCGGCCATCTGCAGTCCAACAAGGCCAGGAAAGCAGTCCAGCTGTTTGACTGCATCGAGTCGGTGGACTCGCTAAAGCTTCTGCACCGCCTGGACTGCATCGCCGAGGAGGAAGATAAAGCAGGATTGCCGATCTATATGCAGATTAATGCTGGTCATGATGAAGCCAAGTTCGGCTTTGATCCCGACGAGCTGCTCAGGCTGGCTGACGAGGTAGCAGCGGTGGAGCAACTCCGGATCGCAGGAATTATGACCATTGCTCCCCTTACTGCTGATGAACAGCGCCTGCGGGACTGCTTCCGCACTGCCCGCCAGGTGCGGGATGCTGTGCAAGCTACAATCCCCACCTGTGTTGATCTGTCCATGGGTATGACAGATGACTTCGAGCTGGCGGTGGAGGAGGGTGCCACCCATGTACGCATTGGGCGGGCGCTGTTTGGGGAGCGGCCCTAGCAGTATCGCTGGTCGTTGCCGGTGATTAGAACCACCGCGCTCTCGTGCTCCTTGATCCATCCGTTAGCGATAAGGATTTCCAGGCCCCGCCAGGCCGCGGCCGCCTCGGGCCCGGCTGGGAGGCCTGAAATCTCTTGGAGCCTGGCCTGTGAGGCGGGGATATCTTCTTCGGCGACCGCTACCGCGGTTCCGTTACTTTCTCTCAACACTGACAGCATCCAGGCCCCGCCCAGCGGTGCCGGTACGTTGAGCCCTAAGGCGCGGGTATATGGATTGGGCCAGGGTGTTATGCGGCTAGCGCCCGCATGGAAGGCCTTTACTACCGGCGCGCAGCCCGCTGCCTGCACGGCTACCATCCGCGGTAGTGGCTTTCGAATCCAGTCCAGGCGCTGCAGTTCCTGAAAGGCTTTCCAGATGCCGATGAGGCCGGTGCCTCCACCGGCCGGATAGACCACCACGTCGGGCAAATCCCAGCCAAGCTGCTCAGAGATCTCCAGGCCCATGGTCTTTTTTCCCTCTACACGATATGGTTCTCTGAGAGTTGAGATATTGAACCAGCTGGCATCCAGTGCCTCTGCCATCGCAGCGCCTGCCGCGGCAATGGTCTCGCCCGCCAGGATGACTTCCGCACCAGTGTCGCGGATTTCATGGATGAAGGATTTTGGGACGGATTCCGGTAGGTAGACCCGGCAGACAAGCCCGCCTGCCAGGGCGTAGGTGGCTGCGGCTACGGCGGCGTTCCCAGCAGATGGCAGGGCCACGCGCTCAACTCCTAAAGCGCGGGCAACCGATAGGGCCAGGCACATACCCCGGTCCTTAAAAGACCCGGTGGGATTGGCGGTCTCGTCTTTGAGATAGATCCTGCGCCCCTGGAAATCGAGCTTTAATAAAGGGGTGTTGGCTTCGCCGAGGGATATGCGGTGCTTTTGCGATATGGAAGGGAAGAAGAGATGGTATCGCCAGAGGCTGGGGAGATCTTCCAGGTCGTCGGGTGTGAATTGGCCCGGGGTGAAGAAGTAGTCGGCCCGCAGGGGCTGGCCGCAGCGCTGGCAGATGGTCTGGAGCTGGTGGGGAGAGTGGGTAGCCTCGCAGGCAGTACACGTAAGAATCATAGACAAAGTTTAATAGTGCCAGCCTGCTGATTGGGAAAGAACTGATCAGCCATGAAACAATTCAGACCGTAAATTAACTCTGTGCACGTTTGTGACTTACCTACTCCGGCCCTGCTTTTAGACCTGGAGACGCTCCAGCACAATTTAGACACAATGGCCGCCAGGGCTCGCTCCCTGGGAGTGGCACTACGCCCCCATATCAAGACTCACAAGTGTGTAGAGATTGCCCGGATGCAGCGGGATCGTGGTGCCCAGGGACTAACAGTGGCTACCCTGGTCGAAGCGGGAATATTTGCCGCCGCCGGTTTTAACGACATCACCTATGCCTTTCCCCTGGAGCCGGGGAAAGTCGACCGGGCCCTGAACCTGGCAGAGCGCGTGACGCTGCGGCTTACATTGGATGATCTGTCCACCGCTGAGGCCCTGGAGACTGCTGCCGCTTCTCGCGGCCAGGAGGTTCACGTGTGGATTAAAGTGGATTGCGGCTACCACCGGGCCGGTGTGGATCCCACCGGTGACTATGCCGTCCAGCTGGCGCGCTTCCTTAGCGGGGCTGCCCATCTTCGCTTTGACGGTCTGCTCACCCATGCCGGCCATGCGTATCATGCGGCCTCGCAGGAGCAACTTGAGACCATTGCCAGCCAGGAACGGGACGTTCTGGTTCGCCTGGCTGATAGGTTGCGCGCTGATGGAACGGCCGTGAGTATGGTCAGTATTGGCTCTACCCCGACAGTATCAGTGGTCAGTAATCTGGAAAGCGTCCAGGAAATTCGTCCCGGTAGCTATGTGTTCTATGACCGGACCCTGCTGGTCCTGGGGAGCTGCCGGCTGCAGGATTGTGCGCTCACAGTCCTTGCGTCAGTGGTTTCGAACCAACCGAATAGCAACTGGCTGGTTATGGATGCCGGGGCGCTGGCCTTATCTCTTGATCCCGGGCCGAGCCACCTTGAGGAAAAAGCCAGCAAAGGGGCCGTTGTCTCTGAAACGACCCCGTTGGCAATTCGTTCTTCCCTGCTGGTAGGGGCTCTCTCGCAGGAACACGGAATCATACAGGGATCAAGCCCTGAAGACCTGGCAGACCTGTCTGTTGGTTCCAGAGTGCGAATCCTCCCTAACCACTCCTGCCTCACGGCGGCACTATTTGATCGTTACGCCGTTGTTAAGGGCCAGGAAGTGTTGGATCACTGGGAGATTCGCCGGTCGAGAAGCTGAGGGATCTCATTCGCCTGCCCAATACCTTTACAGTGAATTTCAGTTATTTGTGGTCGCAGGGGGTATCGAGAGCCAAAAGTGGTTGGATTTTCGGCTCGTGATGGACAAATTACTATTGTACAAAAGTAATTGAGCGGAACATATACCCGGTTTCTCGATGTTAGCTACGAATTCAAATGTAGATCTGGCGGCACCAGCGGTTGTGACCGAACCTGTGTTGGAAAGACCGCCCGAGGATAGGGCTGAGGATCAGGCTCGGAACGTTATTCGCAACTTGCGTGTCGCTTTCCGTATTATCCGGGACCACTCCCGGTGGGTGGAGCGTCAATGTGGTGTGAGCGCTACCCAGCTGTGGACGTTGCGGGAAGTGGCATATCAACCAGGTATCCGGATATCTAATCTCTCGAGGGCCCTGTCTATTCATTTATCAACAGCCAGTAATCTGCTGGACAAACTGGAAGAGAAGGGACTTATCCGCCGCAATCGGGGGAGTTCCGATCAGCGTGAGGTGCGCGTGACCCTTACCGATGCGGGTAGATTGCTTTTAGATCAAGCCCCGGGCCCGAAGCAAGGGCTCTTTAGAGAAGCCCTTAGCCGGATGCCGAATTCGGCGCTGGAGGAGCTGGACCGGGGATTGGTGGCCCTTCTTCAGCAGACGCCCTTAAGGGATCTGGCAAAACCCGAGCCGCTATCCGGGACCGAATCTTAGCCTGGCGAGCTGTTCCCCGGGTATCTTAACGCGCGCTTAAAAAGTGAGACCGCAGCTCGTAGCGCTTCCCGGTTGGGAGCTGCCACAGGCGTTATAATCTTGGGCGGTGGATTCCCTCAATACCGATGCGCTTTTTCAAGTATTTACCAGAATTTCCTTGGGGGTAGGATATGTCAACTGTAGTGGAGTACAAAAAGCGAGCACAGGCTGCCTCGCTGGCGGACGAGGTGCTGCATTTAAAGGTCTATACGAGGCGGAATTTAGACCAAATAGCACCGCTACGGCATTTGCCTGAGGACTGGCGCTTTGCCATGTGGGTGGTGGCCCATGTGTTGCCTTTTCGGGTGAACCAGCATGTGGTTAATGAACTCATCGATTGGAGTAACATTCCGGATGATCCCATATTTCAGCTAACCTTTCCTCAGCCAGAGATGCTTTCGCGTGCGCATTTCAACCGTATGGCAGACCTCCTCCGGGCCAATGCCAGCCGCGACGTACTCCGCAAAGCAGCCATTGAGATCTATTCAGATTTAAATCCGCATCCGGCAGGACAGCGGGAGATGAATGTACCGCAAATCGATGATGAGCCGCTGCCGGGTGTGCAACACAAATACCGGGAGACGGTGCTCTTTTTCCCGAGCCAGGGCCAGACCTGTCACAGTTACTGCACCTTTTGTTTCCGGTGGCCCCAGTTCGTGGGCTACAAGGGGCTGCGTTTCTCAGCCAATAAGGCAGCTGGTTTACACCAATATTTAAAGGAGCACGTGGAAGTCACTGACCTGCTGGTGACGGGTGGTGATCCTTTAGTCATGAAGACGAAGCTCCTGGCGGCGCACATCAAGCCGCTCCTGGCGCCTGAGTTTAAGCATCTGCGGAATATCCGCATTGGTACCAAGGCCTTAACCTACTGGCCATACCGCTTTCTTGGTGATGACGCGGATGAGTTGTTGCGGCTGTTTGAGCGGCTCGTTCGGAATGGAAAGCACGTGGCGCTCATGGCTCATATCACGCACTGGCGGGAACTGGACCCACCGGTGGCCAGAGAAGCTATTCGTCGGGTTCGCGATACGGGTGCCGTCATCCGGACACAAGCCCCGCTAATTGCGCATATCAATGATGATAATCGCGTATGGGCTCGAATGTGGCGAACCCAGGTGAGACTGGGTATGGTGCCCTATTATATGTTCGTAGAGCGTGATACGGGACCGCGGCATTACTTCGAGGTGCCGTTAGCCCAGGGGTGGCATATTTACCGTCGTGCTATCAGGCGGCTCTCAGGTCTCGCTCGCACCGCCCGGGGCCCAACCATGAGTGCGGGTCCTG includes the following:
- the dnaN gene encoding DNA polymerase III subunit beta, with translation MKFVSDQHSLQTALQQLGKVTPTRSTLPILSSVVLSTEEDRLSLRATDLEISQVIYIPTTVSEVGSVAVQQRTILEIVSEVQAGDLEVEVDENRKLVMKTSLGKYSIMGKPIEEFPSLPEIATVQEVRLSGNSLKRIIEKTTFAASRDELKPSLMGVLFQFHEDTFKAVATDGHRLVKHVRSDYKNDGYRGDSIIPIKFLHILSTYLVDNEDVTLNISENHIFMSNKETVLFSRIIDERFPDYESVFPKDNDKHLKVDRDELLSAIRRVSIFSNKTTHQIALRLSQEGMEITTEDVETMSEAKEALACEYEGEPLVIGYNSNYVRDLISHIDSQKIHMEFRTPVTAAIIYPDEQQENEELTMLIMPIRLND
- a CDS encoding DUF721 domain-containing protein, translated to MTSLGEAITGMLKEYGLSEAVQLHSIILLWDDVVGAAIASHSKAVGVKGNTLYVSTSSATWRNEIAFQKDEILKALNDKSGSNLVKDIRIC
- the gyrB gene encoding DNA topoisomerase (ATP-hydrolyzing) subunit B — encoded protein: MTDKANSDVSAYGADKITVLKGLEAVRKRPAMFIGDTGKRGLHHLVNEVVDNAVDEALAGFCDKIQVVLQSDGSCSVTDNGRGIPVGWHKEEKRPALELVMTLLHAGGKFDKGSYKVSGGLHGVGVSVVNALSEWCRVEVHRDQQIYEQSYKRGKIETPIAVKGKTRKTGTTVRFKPDESVFRISEFDFDIIDEKLRELAYLNKGLEITLTDERPGREQRRVHRYRGGLIEFVQHMDATRTALIPKPIYIEGEKEGVPVELAFQYNDSYNENIFTFVNCINTVEGGTHLAGLRAALTRSLNQYAIKNNLFKNSRGGKGTFSLSGEDVREGLTAVLSVKVADPQFEGQTKTKLGNGEVKGICDSIVMEGLSEYFEQHPGVARKVIEKAELAARSREAARKAKDLIRRKSALDTASLPGKLADCSNREPEFCELFLVEGDSAGGSAKQGRDRRFQAILPLRGKVINAEKHRDDKLLNNNEIQAIVTALGTGYGGDNENGSDSSGSDFNIDNLRYNKIIIMTDADVDGSHIRTLLLTFFYRKMEQLIHDGHIYIAQPPLYRIRHGKKELYAYSDDERNYHIKSLKKSAGREVKSEITRYKGLGEMNPEQLWSTTMDPETRTLLQVTVEDAAGAASLFSRLMGNDVEARREFIEANAQNVTFLDI
- the gyrA gene encoding DNA gyrase subunit A, with translation MDTTRDKIEPREITDEVSESYLNYSMSVIVSRALPDVRDGLKPVHRRVLYGMSELGVAYNRPYKKCARIVGDVLGKYHPHGDASVYDTLVRLAQPWSMRYPLVDGQGNFGSIDGDSAAAMRYTEARMSRIAGELLRDLDKDTVNYVPNFDDTLKEPSVLPALVPSLLINGSEGIAVGMATKIPPHNINEVIGGLIALIDNPDLSVNQLEEHIKGPDFPTAAYILGVEGIQEAYQTGRGKVTVRARATVEEARGGREQIVITEIPYQTNKSLIIERIAELVRAKKLEGISDVRDESDKDGVRMVVEVRRDAVPEVVLNNLYMHTQLQETYGIIMLALVNGQPKILNLKQLLTHFIDFRHEVVVRRTRYELNQAEERAHILEGLKIALDNIDAVVTLIRGSANPDVARQGLMKTFTLSERQAQAILDMRLQRLTSLEVEKVVAEYRETIKLIEKLKNILENRGLRMAIIKEELEEVRERYGDERRTEIVSAAADFSVEDMIADEDMVITISHNGYIKRSASSQWRRQRRGGRGMQAATTREDDFVEHLFIASSHDYILFFTDRGKCYWRKVHEIPQAGRLSRGRAIVNLVECESGEKVNAFVSVRDFNAEHFIVMATRQGLIKRTALSAYGNPRRKGIYAIDVQEGDELIEAKISHGSDDIILGTRNGKAIRFHESDVRPTGRKTRGVIGVKLAGEEDYVVGMIVVRREGTVLVVTENGYGKRTDVMEYRITHRGGKGIITLKTTEKVGPMVSLMEVVDTDDLMIVTNRGVMIRLPVQDIRTIGRNTQGVRVIRLDEGARIASISRVMEEEGKAGDNGQMKANSE
- a CDS encoding YggS family pyridoxal phosphate-dependent enzyme — encoded protein: MMAGDSPAGILNPQALAEVQARIAAARAGSSNSAPRITLVAVTKAFPVQTLVSGYEGGLRIFGESRVQEAAAKLPRFPQRRECEVRLIGHLQSNKARKAVQLFDCIESVDSLKLLHRLDCIAEEEDKAGLPIYMQINAGHDEAKFGFDPDELLRLADEVAAVEQLRIAGIMTIAPLTADEQRLRDCFRTARQVRDAVQATIPTCVDLSMGMTDDFELAVEEGATHVRIGRALFGERP
- a CDS encoding threonine synthase gives rise to the protein MILTCTACEATHSPHQLQTICQRCGQPLRADYFFTPGQFTPDDLEDLPSLWRYHLFFPSISQKHRISLGEANTPLLKLDFQGRRIYLKDETANPTGSFKDRGMCLALSVARALGVERVALPSAGNAAVAAATYALAGGLVCRVYLPESVPKSFIHEIRDTGAEVILAGETIAAAGAAMAEALDASWFNISTLREPYRVEGKKTMGLEISEQLGWDLPDVVVYPAGGGTGLIGIWKAFQELQRLDWIRKPLPRMVAVQAAGCAPVVKAFHAGASRITPWPNPYTRALGLNVPAPLGGAWMLSVLRESNGTAVAVAEEDIPASQARLQEISGLPAGPEAAAAWRGLEILIANGWIKEHESAVVLITGNDQRYC
- a CDS encoding alanine racemase, coding for MHVCDLPTPALLLDLETLQHNLDTMAARARSLGVALRPHIKTHKCVEIARMQRDRGAQGLTVATLVEAGIFAAAGFNDITYAFPLEPGKVDRALNLAERVTLRLTLDDLSTAEALETAAASRGQEVHVWIKVDCGYHRAGVDPTGDYAVQLARFLSGAAHLRFDGLLTHAGHAYHAASQEQLETIASQERDVLVRLADRLRADGTAVSMVSIGSTPTVSVVSNLESVQEIRPGSYVFYDRTLLVLGSCRLQDCALTVLASVVSNQPNSNWLVMDAGALALSLDPGPSHLEEKASKGAVVSETTPLAIRSSLLVGALSQEHGIIQGSSPEDLADLSVGSRVRILPNHSCLTAALFDRYAVVKGQEVLDHWEIRRSRS
- a CDS encoding MarR family winged helix-turn-helix transcriptional regulator, whose product is MLATNSNVDLAAPAVVTEPVLERPPEDRAEDQARNVIRNLRVAFRIIRDHSRWVERQCGVSATQLWTLREVAYQPGIRISNLSRALSIHLSTASNLLDKLEEKGLIRRNRGSSDQREVRVTLTDAGRLLLDQAPGPKQGLFREALSRMPNSALEELDRGLVALLQQTPLRDLAKPEPLSGTES
- a CDS encoding KamA family radical SAM protein → MSTVVEYKKRAQAASLADEVLHLKVYTRRNLDQIAPLRHLPEDWRFAMWVVAHVLPFRVNQHVVNELIDWSNIPDDPIFQLTFPQPEMLSRAHFNRMADLLRANASRDVLRKAAIEIYSDLNPHPAGQREMNVPQIDDEPLPGVQHKYRETVLFFPSQGQTCHSYCTFCFRWPQFVGYKGLRFSANKAAGLHQYLKEHVEVTDLLVTGGDPLVMKTKLLAAHIKPLLAPEFKHLRNIRIGTKALTYWPYRFLGDDADELLRLFERLVRNGKHVALMAHITHWRELDPPVAREAIRRVRDTGAVIRTQAPLIAHINDDNRVWARMWRTQVRLGMVPYYMFVERDTGPRHYFEVPLAQGWHIYRRAIRRLSGLARTARGPTMSAGPGKVEVQGVSVIRGERVFILRFLQGRNPDWVHHPFFAEFDPQASWLDQLKPAFNEKEFFYEPEYRSMCLKFATPQD